CCGGAGCCCGCTCGTCGGCGCTCCACGCGTTCGGTGTGCGCGAGTTCGAGCGCGACGGCGAGGCCTGGGTGCGCTTCGGCGTGCACCCGTGGCAGCGCACCGGTGCCGACGAGGTGATCATGGAGCTGCCGGTGCACGATCGGCGCTCGATCCGGAGTTCGAGCGGGCACACGCAGCGCCGCTATGTCGTGCTGATGACGATCCGCCTGCTGGGCCACGACATCACTGCCGAAGTCACCCTGACCAACCGCGACGAGATGGGCTTCCGCATGCTCATCGGCCGCCAGGCGCTGCGCCAGGGCTCCATCGTCGTGGACTCCGGGGCGTCGTTCCTGGGCGGTCGCGCCCCGAAGCCCGTGCGGCGCCGCAACCGCGGCCGCGACGTCGAAGCCTGAGCCGCGTCAGCCCGCGCGGAGCTGCTTGCCGTACCAGCGGGTGGCGTTGGGGTTGTCGTTGTAGGGCTCGATGGCGGTGAAGCCGGAGCGGCTGTAGAGGGCGGCCGCGGCCTCGAGGGAATGGTGCGTGTCGAGCACGAGCTCGGCCGCGCCGAAGGCACGGGCACGGCGTTCGAGATCGTCCATCAGCAGTGCGCCCCAGCCGCGCCCGCGGGTCTCAGGGCGCAGGAAGAGGTGCTTGACCTCGTATCGCGGGCCCAGCGGGCCGTCGGGGATGCTGCGGATGCCGCCGCATCCGACCGGGGCGCCCTCGTCGTCGTCGACGATGACGAAGACGCCGCGGGGCGGAGTGAAGGCGGCGGTGTCGGGGAACGTGGTCGTATATGCGATCGACTGGTGCGCGAACCCGAGCTCGCGCGACTGGAAGTACTCGGTGAGCAGCGCCCGGGCATCGGGGGCGTCGGCGGGGGATTCGCGCAGCTGGACCACGTGTCCAGCGTAGGCGTCACGTCCTCGGGCGCGGATCCATGCCGCGCATAGGATGGAGGCCATGACAACGCGCGTGGCCATCGTGGGCGGCACCGGCAAGCTGGGGAGCGTCATCCGCGACGTGGTGGAGGCGCATCCGGACTACGAGGTCCACGCGGTCCTCGGATCCGACTCGTCGCTGGACGAGCTCGACGGCGCCGGCCTCGTGGTCGACGCCACGACCCCCGCGGTGTCGGGCGACGTCGTGCAGGCGGCCATCGACCGTGGCATCAACGTCCTCGTCGGCACGAGCGGCTGGTCGGCCGAGCGGATCGCGCTCGTGAAGCCGCGCGTCGCCGAGGCCGAGATCGGCGCGGTGTTCATCCCCAACTTCTCGCTCGGCTCGGTGGTGGGCTCGGCGCTGGCTGCGGCGGCATCCGTCCTCTTCCCGTCGGTCGAGATCGTCGAGGCGCACCGCGACACGAAGGTCGACTCGCCCAGCGGCACCGCCGTCCGCACGGCCGAGCTCATCGCGGCGGCCCGCGGCGACATCGGCCCGGTGGCGGCGCCGCACGTCGACCAGCGGGCGCGCGGGCAGCAGGTGGCGAGCGTGCCGATCCACTCGCTCCGCCGACCCGGCGTGATCGCGCGTCAGGAGACGATCCTGTCGGGACCGGGGGAGGCCCTGACGATCGTGCACGACACCGTCGAGCCCGCCGAAGCGTATGCGCCCGGCATCCGCCTCGCCCTCGACGCGGCTCGCGACGCGACGGGCATCGTGATCGGCCTCGACAGCCTCATCGACGTCGGCGTCCACCCGCGCCACACCCACGCCGGCCCGAAGACCAGCCCGCAGGGCGGCGGGGGCCAGGTCGCGCGCGCGACCGGAGCATGAGCGCGCGCATCGGCGTCGCCGTCATGGCGGTGCTCCTCGTGCTGTACATCGCGCTCGTGGGGCAGCGCGCGTGGCTGCTGCTGATCTCGGGAGACACCGTCGGCGTGCTCATGGGCGCCGCGCTCGTCGTGCTGCCGCTCGTGGCGCTGTGGGGTCTCGGGCGCGAACTGTGGTTCGGCGTTCGCGCCGACCAGCTCGGCCGGCGCCTCGAGGCCGAGGGCGGGCTCCCCGCCGAGGTCGTGTCGCTGCGCCCCAGCGGGAGGGTCGTGCGTGAGGACGCCGACGCGCTGTTCGGCTCGTACCGCGACGCCGTCGAACAGCATCCGGACGACTGGGCGTCCTGGTATCGCCTGGGTCTGGTCTACGACGCCGCCGGCGACCGCCGTCGAGCCCGCGAGGCGGTGCGCAAGGCGATCCGCCTGGAGTCCGCCTCGAGCTGATCGGCCGCGCGACGCGACCTGCGGCTGCGGGCGGGTCGCATGCGATCGTGCCCGGCAAGCCGCCTCCCTCCGCGGTTCATCGTGTGATCTGCTGGGCACATGCCTGGAGCCATCACGGGAGCCATCGAGGTCTTCGGCACCACGCTGGGGTGGTCCGACCTGATCACTGCGGCGATCATCGCCGTGATCGCGATCGTGGTGGCCATCGTGTTGCGGCGGGCGATCGTGCGCTACTCGAGGCGCGAAGACACCGCGCACACCTCGACCTGGTACACGCTGTCGCGACTGGTCACCTACATCGTCCTGACGATCGGCTTCTTCCTCGTGATCGGCGAGCTCGGCGTGCCGCTCAGCCGCTTCACGCTTCTCGCGGGGGCGCTCGGCGTGGGCCTCGGCTTCGGCCTGCAGCCGCTCGTGGCGAACTTCGTCGCGGGAATCGTGCTGTTGCTGGACAAGTCGCTCAAGGTGGGTGATTTTGTCGAACTCGAGTCCGGCGCGACCGGACAGGTGCGGGATATCCGGATGCGTGCCACCACGATCGTCACCAACGACAACATCGATGTCATCGTGCCGAACTCGGAGTTCGTCACCGGCCGGGTCGTGAACTGGACGCACCGCGACGTGCGCCGTCGCGTGCGCATCCCCTTCGGCGTCGCCTACGGGACAGACAAGGAGCTGGTGAAGACGGCCGCGCTCGAAGCGGCCGAGGCGGTGCCGTTCACCCTCGACCTGGACGGGCCGCTGCGGCCGCAGGTCTGGCTGAGCGAGTTCGGCGACAGCGCCCTGGGGTTCGAACTGGTCGTCTGGCTCAATCCCGAAGCGACCAGGAAGCCGATCGCGGTCGCCGCCGCCTACAACTGGGCGCTGCACAGCGCCCTGAGCCGGCACGGCATCGAGATCCCGTTCCCGCAGCGCGATGTGCACGTGCGCTCCCTGTTCGGGCTGGCGAAGGAAGACGCGCGCGCCGCACTGAAGCTGGAGGATCACGACGGCGAGCCGGACGCTCCCGTCACCCCGACCGCACGTGTCACGGCCGACAACGACGCGCTCGCCGATGTCAGCGGTGAAGCCGGATACGCCCCGGACCGCGTCGACCGCACCGACGAAAGCGAGAAGCGCTGACGGCGTCCGCCTCGGCAGCGGCGCCGCCTTCGTCCGGCCTGGGGCGAACGCTGCGGGTCAGCGTGCTTCCCGGCGTCCGGCCCGGTCTGCTCATAGTCTCGCGCCGGGTCCTTATGAGAAACCGACGAGGCCGATCGGCGGGCCGGGGCGCTGTCCGATCGATTCTGTGCCGGTCAGCGCGCGGGAACAGCGGCTGCCACGGCCTCCTCGACCGTCGCGTGTGTGAATGCGAAGCCGGATGCCTCGAGCGCGGCGGGAACGATGTGCGCGTCGGCGGTGAGCAGCGACTCGGTGGCATCCTTCCCGAGGACGAGCTTGAGGCCCCACTCGGGGGCCCGAAGCAGGTACGGGCGGTTCATGCGCCGGGCGAGCGCGAACCCGAGGTCGTTCGCCGTCGCCCGCTCCGGCCCGCTGAGGTTCACGGGCCCCTCGACATCCGTGCCGAGGACATGGTGGATCGCCCGCACCTCGTCCTCGAGGGAGATCCACCCCCACGCCTGCGTGCCGCGTCCCACCGGCCCGCTGACACCCAGCGCCGTGAGGAGCAGAAGCGGCTTGAGGACTCCCTCGGGATGGATCAGCGGCGCCGTGCGCAGGTGCACGACGCGGGCGTCGCCCGAGTGCCGCGCCGCGCCCTCCCATTCTCCGCAGATGTCGGCGAGGAACGTCTCGCCCCGCGGCGCCGACTCGTCGAGCGGCACCCCTGGGGCCGACCCGTAGTAGCCCACCGCGGACGCCGACGCGAACGCCGGAGCGTCGGCCCCGAGTTCGCGCAGGGCGCTCGCGATCGCCCGCGTCGGGACGACACGCGACCACAGCAGCGTGTGCCGATAGGAGGGCGTCCAGGGGAACCGCCCGATCGAGGCGCCGTTGAGGCACACGACGGCATCCGCCCCGTCGAGCACCGCCGGATCGAGCCGGTCGTCGTCGGAGAGCCACTCGACCTCGTCGGCCGTCGCCGCGGGGCGCCGCACGAGGTGCGTCACCTCGACGCCGTCGGAGCGAAGGCGCTCGGTGAGGGTCGTGCCGATGAGGCCGGACGCGCCGGCGATGACGACGCGCCGCAGCGCCGGAGGGGCGTCAGGCAAGCGTCGCCTCGAGCGTGATCTCCACGCCGGCGAGCGCCTGCGAGACCGGGCAGCCGGCCTTCGCGGCCTGCGCGATGCTTTCGAAGTCCTCCGGCGAGATGCCGGGCACGACGGCGTTGACGTTGAGGTGGCTGCCGGTGATGCCGGTGCCGGGGACGAAGGTGACCGATGCCGTGGTGTCGATCGACTCCGGGGGAGTGCCGTTCTCGGCGAGCATGTTCGAGAAGGCCATGCAGAAGCAGGACGAGTGCGCCGCCGCGATGAGCTCCTCGGGCGTCGTGACCGACGTCGAGCCCTCGCTGCGCGCCTTCCAGTTCACCGCGAAGGTGCCCATTCCGGAGGACATCAGCGTGACCTCGCCGGATCCCTCGAACAGGTTGCCCTTCCAGGCGGTGGTGGCTTCGCTCGTCACGGACATCGGGACCTCCTGGATCGCGGGCCCGAGTCTCGGGCGCTCGCGGTCAGCCTAACGATGCCGGTCGCTGGATGCGACGGGTTGACACCCGACCATGCGGATGCCGAGAGGCGGATCAGGCGGCGGCCGGACGCTCGCGGCCGACGATGCCCGCGCGCTGCAGCAGCAGGTACAGCTGGCAGCCCAGGCAGAGCCCGAACGCGGCGTTGAGGAACGAGGCGACGAACGCCATCGCGGCGGCGATGGGAAGCGCCCACGGGACGCCCGCGAGCTGGAGCACCAGGCCGATCGCGGTGACGAACAGACCGACACCCTGCGCGAAGCGCGGCGGACGCGGGTCCTCGAACTCCGTCGGCGGGGTCAGTCGCGGCTGAACCGCCACGCGGTAGAGCGCGCCCCAGGGAGCCGTGCGCGGCGAGGCCACACCCCACACGAACAGCAGCGCGAGAGCGAGCAGCAGCAGGAATGCCGGATCCAGCACGCGGTCGGCGAAGGAGGCGGCCGGAAGCGCCCAGCCGCCGGCGGGAACGCGCGCGGTCGACAGACCGGTCAGCCCGAGGAACACATCGACGAGGAGCAGCAGCGACGTGATCCCCGCCGTGAAGCGCGGGCCGCGCGGATCGATGCCGCGATGGCCGCCGGTGGCCTCAGACATGCGCGGGGACTCCCGTCAGGCGGGTGAGCTCGAGCTCGAGCACGTCACGCGAGGGAGCTCCGCCGATGCGGGTCTGGACGGCGCCGTCGCGGTCGAGCACGAGTGTGGTGGGGGTCTGCAGGATGTGGAAGTGCTTGGCGATGTCGGGGCGGTGCGTCACGTCGATGTCGAGGTGGCGAACGCCCTCGCGGTCCGCGGCGACGTCGGCGAGC
This region of Microbacterium thalassium genomic DNA includes:
- a CDS encoding ATP-dependent zinc protease; the encoded protein is MDGSCDDGGVRQPVHSNTIAGWREWVALPQADIDWIKAKLDTGARSSALHAFGVREFERDGEAWVRFGVHPWQRTGADEVIMELPVHDRRSIRSSSGHTQRRYVVLMTIRLLGHDITAEVTLTNRDEMGFRMLIGRQALRQGSIVVDSGASFLGGRAPKPVRRRNRGRDVEA
- a CDS encoding GNAT family N-acetyltransferase; the protein is MVQLRESPADAPDARALLTEYFQSRELGFAHQSIAYTTTFPDTAAFTPPRGVFVIVDDDEGAPVGCGGIRSIPDGPLGPRYEVKHLFLRPETRGRGWGALLMDDLERRARAFGAAELVLDTHHSLEAAAALYSRSGFTAIEPYNDNPNATRWYGKQLRAG
- a CDS encoding 4-hydroxy-tetrahydrodipicolinate reductase; the protein is MTTRVAIVGGTGKLGSVIRDVVEAHPDYEVHAVLGSDSSLDELDGAGLVVDATTPAVSGDVVQAAIDRGINVLVGTSGWSAERIALVKPRVAEAEIGAVFIPNFSLGSVVGSALAAAASVLFPSVEIVEAHRDTKVDSPSGTAVRTAELIAAARGDIGPVAAPHVDQRARGQQVASVPIHSLRRPGVIARQETILSGPGEALTIVHDTVEPAEAYAPGIRLALDAARDATGIVIGLDSLIDVGVHPRHTHAGPKTSPQGGGGQVARATGA
- a CDS encoding tetratricopeptide repeat protein → MSARIGVAVMAVLLVLYIALVGQRAWLLLISGDTVGVLMGAALVVLPLVALWGLGRELWFGVRADQLGRRLEAEGGLPAEVVSLRPSGRVVREDADALFGSYRDAVEQHPDDWASWYRLGLVYDAAGDRRRAREAVRKAIRLESASS
- a CDS encoding mechanosensitive ion channel family protein, with the translated sequence MPGAITGAIEVFGTTLGWSDLITAAIIAVIAIVVAIVLRRAIVRYSRREDTAHTSTWYTLSRLVTYIVLTIGFFLVIGELGVPLSRFTLLAGALGVGLGFGLQPLVANFVAGIVLLLDKSLKVGDFVELESGATGQVRDIRMRATTIVTNDNIDVIVPNSEFVTGRVVNWTHRDVRRRVRIPFGVAYGTDKELVKTAALEAAEAVPFTLDLDGPLRPQVWLSEFGDSALGFELVVWLNPEATRKPIAVAAAYNWALHSALSRHGIEIPFPQRDVHVRSLFGLAKEDARAALKLEDHDGEPDAPVTPTARVTADNDALADVSGEAGYAPDRVDRTDESEKR
- a CDS encoding TIGR01777 family oxidoreductase, whose product is MPDAPPALRRVVIAGASGLIGTTLTERLRSDGVEVTHLVRRPAATADEVEWLSDDDRLDPAVLDGADAVVCLNGASIGRFPWTPSYRHTLLWSRVVPTRAIASALRELGADAPAFASASAVGYYGSAPGVPLDESAPRGETFLADICGEWEGAARHSGDARVVHLRTAPLIHPEGVLKPLLLLTALGVSGPVGRGTQAWGWISLEDEVRAIHHVLGTDVEGPVNLSGPERATANDLGFALARRMNRPYLLRAPEWGLKLVLGKDATESLLTADAHIVPAALEASGFAFTHATVEEAVAAAVPAR
- a CDS encoding OsmC family protein; this translates as MSVTSEATTAWKGNLFEGSGEVTLMSSGMGTFAVNWKARSEGSTSVTTPEELIAAAHSSCFCMAFSNMLAENGTPPESIDTTASVTFVPGTGITGSHLNVNAVVPGISPEDFESIAQAAKAGCPVSQALAGVEITLEATLA
- a CDS encoding DUF4395 domain-containing protein yields the protein MSEATGGHRGIDPRGPRFTAGITSLLLLVDVFLGLTGLSTARVPAGGWALPAASFADRVLDPAFLLLLALALLFVWGVASPRTAPWGALYRVAVQPRLTPPTEFEDPRPPRFAQGVGLFVTAIGLVLQLAGVPWALPIAAAMAFVASFLNAAFGLCLGCQLYLLLQRAGIVGRERPAAA
- a CDS encoding thioredoxin family protein encodes the protein MDLLTALIGLAALLAATVVVGVVMKARQGRPQRDIPHEVVQPTRLGADSLGTTATLLQFSTEMCAKCPGVHRLLADVAADREGVRHLDIDVTHRPDIAKHFHILQTPTTLVLDRDGAVQTRIGGAPSRDVLELELTRLTGVPAHV